GCTGATTATAACAATAACTATCCACGCCGCAATATCCTCAAGTTCAACCATAGAAATAAGCGCCGCGGCAACAAGAAGCTTATCGGCAAGCGGATCCATAAATTTTCCGAAATTTGTAACAAGATTGTATTTTCTTGCTAAATGTCCGTCAAGGTAGTCAGTAAACGACGCTATGATAAATATAACAACCGCAATATACCTGTTCAACGGTTCAGCGGCAATCCCGCTTAAAAGCACGACGAGGAAAACGGGAATCATTATAACTCTCGCCAGTGTCAGTTTATTTGGCAAATTCATATCCATTAAATAACCGCCTCCCCATATACGTCATAATCGCCCGCTTTATTTATTAAAACGTCCGTAAAGTCGCCTGTTAAAAGCTCTTCGTCGCTTTTTACAAATACAAGCCCGTCAATATCCGGCGCATCCTTGTAGCTTCTGCCGCAGTATACGTTTTCATGCGGCAATTTGCCTTCAATTATAACCCTGATTCTTTCGCCTACAAGTTTTTCACATTTTTGCGCCGATATGCTTTTTTGAATATCCAATATTGTTTCTTTGCGTTCAAGCTTAACTTCTTCGTCAATCTGGCCTTTAAGTTTCGCCGCCGGCGTTCCTTCCTCTTGAGAATATGTAAATACTCCGAGGCGGTCAAAGCGAAGCTCCTTTATAAAATTAACCGTTTCGTCAAATTCCTGTTCGCTTTCATCCGGAAATCCGGTAATAACAGTAGTCCTAAGAGTTATATCAGGCATAGCCTGTCTCAGTTTGGACACCTTTTCGGAAATTATGCCGGCCGTATTTCGGCGTCCCATCCTTTTAAGTACGGTATCACAGCCTGACTGTATCGGCATATCAAGGTAATGGCATA
Above is a window of Anaerotignum faecicola DNA encoding:
- the pgsA gene encoding CDP-diacylglycerol--glycerol-3-phosphate 3-phosphatidyltransferase, producing MNLPNKLTLARVIMIPVFLVVLLSGIAAEPLNRYIAVVIFIIASFTDYLDGHLARKYNLVTNFGKFMDPLADKLLVAAALISMVELEDIAAWIVIVIISREFIITGFRLIAVETGVVIAASMWGKAKTVSQMIMIIIVLSGAFQGNIIEQILIYVSAVLTIISGVDYIVKNINVLKG